The Lysobacter panacisoli genome includes a window with the following:
- a CDS encoding NYN domain-containing protein, producing the protein MPEPERRIALLIDADNAPPGKIDVILAEVARHGVANVRRAYGNWKSPHLKGWEATLHEYAIRPIQQFAYSSGKNASDMAMVIDAMDLLYARNLDGFAIVSSDADFTPLVMRLLTDGVKVYGFGEKKTPLPFVNACSKFTYLEALVQASSETTAPVAAKPASAGELKGDTRLVQMLRSAVDSAAGDDGWAHLGAVGHQISNQASFDSRNYGYRKLSDLIEASGLFEVKRDEQIVWVRFKPRRARAATKK; encoded by the coding sequence ATGCCCGAACCCGAACGCCGCATCGCCCTGCTGATCGACGCCGACAACGCACCGCCGGGCAAGATCGACGTGATCCTCGCCGAGGTCGCCCGCCACGGCGTGGCCAACGTGCGCCGCGCCTACGGCAACTGGAAGAGCCCGCACCTGAAGGGCTGGGAAGCGACCCTGCACGAGTACGCCATCCGCCCGATCCAGCAGTTCGCCTACAGCAGCGGCAAGAACGCCTCCGACATGGCGATGGTGATCGACGCGATGGACCTGCTCTACGCGCGCAACCTGGACGGCTTCGCGATCGTCTCCAGCGACGCCGACTTCACCCCGCTGGTGATGCGTCTGCTCACCGACGGCGTGAAGGTCTATGGCTTCGGCGAAAAGAAGACGCCGCTGCCGTTCGTGAACGCGTGCTCGAAGTTCACCTACCTCGAAGCGCTGGTGCAGGCCAGCAGCGAAACGACGGCGCCGGTCGCGGCCAAGCCCGCCAGCGCGGGCGAACTCAAGGGCGATACGCGCCTGGTGCAGATGCTGCGCAGCGCGGTCGATTCGGCCGCAGGCGACGATGGCTGGGCGCACCTGGGCGCGGTCGGGCACCAGATCAGCAACCAGGCGTCGTTCGACTCGCGCAATTACGGCTACCGCAAGCTCAGTGACCTGATCGAGGCCAGCGGGCTGTTCGAAGTGAAGCGCGACGAACAGATCGTGTGGGTGCGCTTCAAGCCGCGCCGCGCTCGCGCCGCGACGAAGAAATGA
- the tal gene encoding transaldolase, whose amino-acid sequence MTSQLEQLRTLSAVVADTGDIDAIARFHPLDATTNPSLLLKAASLPTYAPLIDSAISQARGTDLPARVADAADLLAVTVGVEILKLIPGRVSTEVDARHSFDTQATLAQARKLVALYEQVGIGRERLLIKIASTWEGIRAGEQLEREGVNCNLTLLFSFAQAVACAEAGVFLISPFVGRILDWHMSNGGEKPATPQDDPGVQSVTRIWHHYKRHGFNTVVMGASFRNTGQVLALAGCDRLTISPDLLADLAAKEGGVTRALTDSGERAAALPRLTESAFRWEHNEDAMATDKLADGIRRFAADQRKLETMLAQRLAG is encoded by the coding sequence ATGACCAGCCAGCTCGAACAACTCCGCACCCTGTCGGCGGTCGTCGCCGACACCGGCGACATCGACGCCATCGCCCGCTTCCATCCGCTCGACGCCACCACCAATCCGTCGCTGCTGCTCAAGGCGGCCTCGCTGCCGACGTATGCGCCGCTGATCGACTCGGCGATCTCGCAGGCACGCGGCACCGACCTGCCCGCGCGCGTGGCGGACGCCGCCGACCTGCTCGCGGTGACGGTGGGCGTGGAAATCCTCAAGCTGATCCCGGGCCGCGTCTCGACCGAAGTCGACGCACGCCACAGCTTCGACACGCAGGCCACGCTGGCGCAGGCGCGCAAGCTGGTCGCGCTGTACGAGCAGGTCGGCATCGGCCGCGAGCGGCTGCTGATCAAGATCGCCTCGACGTGGGAAGGCATCCGCGCCGGCGAGCAGCTCGAGCGCGAAGGCGTCAACTGCAACCTGACCCTGCTGTTCTCCTTCGCCCAGGCCGTGGCCTGCGCGGAAGCGGGCGTGTTCCTGATCTCGCCGTTCGTGGGCCGCATCCTCGACTGGCACATGTCCAACGGCGGCGAGAAGCCGGCCACGCCGCAGGACGATCCGGGCGTGCAGTCGGTGACGCGCATCTGGCACCACTACAAGCGCCACGGCTTCAACACGGTCGTCATGGGCGCGAGCTTCCGCAACACCGGACAGGTGCTGGCGCTGGCGGGCTGCGATCGCCTGACGATCTCGCCGGACCTGCTGGCCGACCTCGCCGCGAAGGAAGGCGGCGTCACGCGCGCACTGACGGACAGTGGCGAGCGCGCCGCGGCACTGCCGCGCCTGACCGAATCGGCGTTCCGCTGGGAACACAACGAGGACGCGATGGCGACCGACAAGCTCGCCGACGGCATCCGTCGTTTCGCTGCCGACCAGCGCAAGCTCGAGACCATGCTGGCGCAGCGACTGGCGGGCTGA